One Rhizobiales bacterium GAS188 DNA window includes the following coding sequences:
- a CDS encoding Polysaccharide deacetylase, whose amino-acid sequence MNLPSHGRYDYHPLPGRGVYDWRNGTRLCVYLGLNLEHFAFGEGLGAELAPGGPHPDVLNHAWRDYGNRIGAWRLLEMLEALALPASVLVNSALYAHAPELPAAFRARGDEIVAHGRTNSERQGSLDEAAEASLIDEATRVISAHEGQPPKGWLGPWISQSHATPDLLQEAGYGYLLDWCMDDQPVWFRTRKGRILAVPYPQELNDIPAIMARKLGADAFADMIVDNFDEMLAQSASGPLVMGIALHAYIVGQPFRLRHLRRALQHIARHRDRIWLATSGAIASHVQALPEGIVPGSQRRS is encoded by the coding sequence ATGAATCTCCCGAGCCATGGCCGCTACGATTATCATCCCCTGCCGGGCCGCGGCGTCTATGACTGGCGAAACGGCACGCGGCTCTGCGTCTATCTCGGGCTCAATCTCGAGCATTTCGCTTTCGGCGAGGGGCTCGGTGCCGAGCTCGCTCCAGGCGGGCCGCATCCCGATGTGCTGAACCATGCCTGGCGCGACTATGGCAACCGCATCGGCGCCTGGCGGCTGCTCGAGATGTTGGAGGCGCTCGCGCTCCCCGCTTCGGTGCTCGTCAACTCGGCGCTCTACGCACATGCGCCGGAGCTGCCGGCCGCCTTTCGCGCCCGCGGCGACGAGATCGTCGCTCATGGGCGCACCAATTCGGAGCGGCAAGGCTCGCTCGACGAGGCCGCCGAGGCCAGCCTGATCGACGAAGCGACGCGGGTGATCAGCGCCCATGAAGGCCAGCCTCCCAAGGGCTGGCTCGGCCCCTGGATCTCGCAAAGCCACGCGACGCCGGACCTGCTGCAGGAGGCGGGCTACGGCTATCTGCTCGACTGGTGCATGGATGATCAGCCCGTCTGGTTCCGCACCCGCAAGGGCCGCATCCTGGCCGTGCCCTATCCGCAGGAACTCAACGACATTCCGGCCATCATGGCCCGCAAGCTCGGCGCCGACGCCTTCGCCGACATGATCGTCGACAATTTCGACGAGATGCTGGCTCAATCCGCGAGCGGGCCTCTGGTGATGGGCATCGCGCTGCATGCCTATATCGTCGGCCAGCCCTTCCGTCTGCGGCATCTGCGGCGGGCCCTGCAGCATATCGCGCGCCATCGCGACCGGATCTGGCTTGCGACCTCGGGCGCGATCGCAAGCCATGTGCAGGCGCTCCCTGAAGGCATCGTGCCCGGATCGCAGCGAAGATCTTAG
- a CDS encoding Transposase, protein MSRSIFSAPHFNDEVAAYAYVEARIWANGRVCPHCGVMDRSGALKGKSDRVGLYKCYACRKPFTVKIGTIFESSHIQLRDWLTAIQLICSSKKGISAHQLHRTLDITLKSAWFLGHRIREAMKEKRGLFTPPMGGEGAILEADETFVGGRGENRTFKEPAPKKIVMALVQRGGGVRSFHVPNVTANTLRSVVGRHAHSDSHFVTDEAHAYTGIGWNFASHETVTHSEKEYVRGDVHTNTVEGYFSILKRGIMGVYHHVSEAHLHRYLSEFDFRYSNRIKLGVDDAERRARTERRSRQANDLPHIWWASLGRGTRPRDIAACLPVFP, encoded by the coding sequence ATGTCCCGCTCGATTTTCTCGGCCCCCCACTTCAACGATGAAGTCGCAGCCTACGCCTATGTCGAGGCGCGGATTTGGGCGAATGGGCGCGTTTGCCCGCATTGTGGCGTCATGGATCGATCGGGTGCCTTGAAAGGCAAGAGCGACCGCGTCGGGCTCTATAAATGCTACGCGTGCCGCAAGCCCTTCACCGTCAAAATCGGGACCATCTTCGAGTCGAGCCACATTCAGCTGCGCGACTGGCTGACCGCGATCCAACTGATTTGCTCTTCGAAAAAAGGCATCAGCGCGCACCAGCTCCATCGGACATTGGACATTACGCTCAAGAGCGCGTGGTTTCTCGGGCACCGTATCCGCGAAGCCATGAAGGAGAAACGCGGCCTGTTTACCCCTCCGATGGGCGGTGAAGGCGCGATCCTAGAGGCTGACGAAACGTTCGTCGGTGGCAGGGGCGAAAACCGGACCTTCAAAGAGCCGGCTCCAAAGAAGATCGTTATGGCGCTTGTGCAGCGCGGCGGTGGAGTGCGTAGCTTTCACGTACCGAACGTGACCGCGAACACTCTTCGTTCGGTCGTCGGCCGTCACGCGCATAGCGATAGCCACTTCGTGACCGACGAAGCACACGCCTATACGGGTATCGGCTGGAACTTCGCTTCGCATGAGACCGTCACCCACTCGGAAAAGGAGTACGTTCGCGGCGATGTCCATACCAACACCGTAGAAGGCTATTTCTCGATCCTGAAGCGCGGCATCATGGGTGTCTACCACCACGTATCAGAAGCCCATTTGCATCGGTATTTGTCGGAATTCGATTTTCGCTACAGCAATCGCATTAAGCTTGGCGTTGATGATGCGGAGCGCAGAGCGCGCACTGAAAGGCGCAGCCGGCAAGCGAATGACCTACCGCATATCTGGTGGGCAAGCCTAGGAAGAGGAACTAGGCCGCGCGATATTGCGGCCTGTTTACCTGTCTTTCCCTAG
- a CDS encoding Catechol 2,3-dioxygenase has product MPYRTSETPCRPVLVRATPQLFVADIEASCDFYTKKLGFTGVFIYGEPPFYGQVMRDGARLNLRHVDYPVIDTELRDRESLLCADMAVDTADEIRELHLEFQRAGIIFHQGLRTEPWGAQDFIVKDPDGNLLLFAGPAK; this is encoded by the coding sequence ATGCCGTATCGAACCTCAGAAACCCCTTGCAGACCGGTTCTCGTCAGGGCTACGCCGCAGCTCTTCGTCGCCGACATCGAGGCCTCCTGCGATTTCTATACGAAGAAGCTCGGCTTCACGGGCGTCTTCATCTATGGCGAGCCGCCTTTCTACGGACAGGTGATGCGCGATGGCGCGAGGCTCAATCTCAGGCATGTCGACTATCCTGTCATCGACACCGAGCTCAGGGATCGCGAGAGCCTGCTTTGCGCCGATATGGCGGTCGACACCGCCGACGAGATCCGCGAGCTCCATCTCGAGTTCCAGAGGGCCGGCATCATCTTTCACCAGGGCCTACGCACGGAACCCTGGGGCGCCCAGGATTTCATCGTCAAGGATCCGGACGGCAACTTGCTTCTGTTCGCCGGCCCCGCGAAATAG
- a CDS encoding DNA adenine methylase — MASGTSPLRYPGGKACLFELVSTILRINRLERGHYVEPYAGGCGLALELLFGGHVADLHINDIDPSIWAFWHSALEDTDALAEKIHRTPITIPEWRKQREKYRAQDIGDPLGLGFSAFFLNRTNRSGIIKGAGVIGGLEQNGNYKLDCRFNKPDLIRRILRIKKYRDRIHLTRLDALEFLRGPGKKLPTNSFMFIDPPYFRKGSELYTSFYKDKDHQDLAKQILKLKSPWVITYDDDLAIRMLYRNHRQFSFDINYSLQEKRVGAELLISSKGLRLPDITRERQVNRPQYRAA, encoded by the coding sequence ATGGCATCAGGAACATCACCACTGCGCTACCCGGGCGGTAAGGCATGCCTCTTTGAGTTGGTGTCGACGATCCTTCGCATCAATCGACTTGAGCGTGGACACTACGTGGAGCCGTATGCCGGCGGATGCGGGCTGGCGCTCGAACTCCTATTTGGGGGGCACGTCGCGGACCTTCACATCAACGATATCGATCCGTCAATTTGGGCCTTCTGGCATAGCGCTCTTGAGGATACCGATGCGTTGGCAGAAAAAATCCACCGCACGCCGATCACGATCCCGGAATGGAGAAAACAGAGAGAAAAATATCGCGCCCAGGATATTGGCGACCCCCTTGGGCTTGGCTTCTCCGCCTTCTTTTTGAACCGCACCAATAGATCGGGGATCATAAAGGGAGCTGGCGTCATCGGAGGTCTAGAGCAGAATGGAAATTATAAGCTTGATTGCCGATTTAATAAGCCCGATCTAATCAGACGTATTTTACGTATAAAAAAATACAGAGATCGCATTCACTTGACACGACTGGACGCGTTGGAGTTTTTGCGTGGCCCGGGAAAGAAGCTCCCAACTAATTCATTTATGTTTATTGATCCACCCTATTTTAGAAAGGGGTCTGAGCTTTATACCAGTTTTTACAAGGACAAAGATCATCAGGATTTAGCAAAGCAAATACTTAAATTGAAAAGTCCATGGGTTATAACTTATGATGATGATTTGGCAATTCGAATGCTTTATCGTAATCACAGACAATTCTCATTTGATATAAACTATTCGTTGCAGGAAAAGCGCGTTGGGGCCGAGCTTCTTATTTCAAGTAAGGGTCTGCGGCTTCCAGACATCACTAGGGAAAGACAGGTAAACAGGCCGCAATATCGCGCGGCCTAG
- a CDS encoding DNA-binding transcriptional regulator, LysR family, with protein MGITLKQMKAFMAVADLGSFTRAAERLRVAQPALSQNVRELEAELGIRLLHRTTRRVELTEGGREFQRAAAKIFEELDLAVHHARDLGESRRGRITVAAPPLLAAIILPQAILDFRNHHPGVQVVLHDARTDQIVEQVRAGEADCGVGTFPPTEEGITRAVLARDSLMLFCGYGSEFHQREELAWSDLKGQPLVTLTRESGIRLLVELGFEAAELPVKPAFEVSQITTALALVEAGLGVAVLPTYARAAARYRKVVAKPLIRPSISRDVVIITASERPMSPAMASFSGFLRKHTQALVPREIVGEAAASAV; from the coding sequence ATGGGCATCACCCTCAAACAGATGAAGGCCTTCATGGCGGTCGCCGATCTCGGCAGCTTCACCCGGGCGGCCGAGCGTTTGCGGGTTGCCCAACCGGCCCTCTCGCAGAATGTGCGCGAGCTCGAGGCGGAGCTCGGCATCCGTTTGCTGCACCGGACGACGCGGCGGGTCGAGCTGACCGAGGGCGGGCGCGAATTCCAGCGCGCCGCGGCCAAGATCTTCGAGGAGCTCGATCTCGCCGTGCATCATGCGCGCGATCTGGGCGAAAGCCGGCGTGGCCGCATCACCGTCGCGGCGCCGCCGCTGCTCGCAGCCATCATCCTGCCGCAGGCGATCCTGGATTTCCGCAACCACCATCCGGGCGTGCAGGTGGTGCTGCACGATGCGCGCACCGATCAGATCGTCGAGCAGGTCCGCGCCGGCGAGGCCGATTGCGGCGTCGGCACCTTTCCGCCGACCGAGGAGGGGATCACCAGGGCGGTCCTCGCTCGCGACAGCCTGATGCTGTTTTGCGGCTATGGCAGCGAGTTCCATCAGCGCGAGGAGCTTGCCTGGTCGGATCTCAAGGGCCAGCCGCTGGTGACGCTGACGCGCGAGAGCGGCATCCGCCTCCTGGTGGAGCTCGGCTTCGAGGCCGCCGAACTGCCGGTGAAGCCGGCCTTCGAGGTGTCGCAGATCACCACGGCGCTCGCGCTCGTCGAAGCTGGGCTCGGCGTCGCGGTCCTGCCCACCTATGCGCGGGCTGCGGCGCGCTACCGCAAGGTCGTCGCGAAGCCCCTCATCCGCCCAAGTATCTCGCGCGACGTGGTGATCATCACGGCGAGCGAGCGGCCGATGTCGCCCGCCATGGCGTCCTTCTCGGGCTTCCTGCGCAAGCACACCCAGGCCCTCGTGCCGCGCGAGATCGTCGGAGAAGCCGCCGCGAGCGCGGTGTAA
- a CDS encoding carbon-monoxide dehydrogenase large subunit: MLAAQRQAKRKQVKADDVEPSQGKLAEDGFIGRSLRRLEDARLVTGAGCFVDDLEPAGCLHLEFLRSPYARGLIERLEMGAAREAPGVIGVFTAADLGPVGEASVNPLVPNLRLPPFNLLAKGSVEAVGQPVAAVIATSPAAARDALGLIELDISPTELRSGSAEDEAFSQGWHSGDIGAAFAAAACIAKVRVAHARVAPMPLEPRAALASWDHDRQELTARLSTQTPHRARDDLARILNLPESQIRVIAPDVGGAFGGRASIFPEDAMVALAAMRLGRPVKWRAARGDDLAAATHGRGATTEGELAVAADGRLIGLRARLVFPLGHWLPYSAAVPARNAGRILPGPYRIDAVDIGIKGVLSNTAAVGIYRGAGRPEGAMLMERLMDEAARLTGIDPVELRRRNLITGPFPYATPTGELLDSGDYPTLLHKACERARYHSLRREQQRRRAAGEICGLGVALYIEPCGHGWESATVSLAADGRIVAATGSTAQGQGRETAITQIAADTLGVALETIVVKHGDTAATRSGIGALASRSTAIGGSAMLRAAQAFREEARKIAAEMLQCPPERLAPIPEGFVMLDRSGRSLSWAALAEGTIGTARIDGRESHAVSTSVVYHADGEAWSSGCCIASLTIDRDTGVPKIDKLVFVDDAGVVVNPMMVEGQLVGGMAQGFGEALMERIVYDESGQLVTGSLMDYAVPRASDVPAVELDKLETPSPANALGAKGVGEAGCIGIPAAIANAVMDALQEFCIGEFGIGEFGIRDLAMPLTNETIWTAMQAGSGRKIGRDTP, encoded by the coding sequence ATGTTGGCGGCGCAGCGGCAAGCGAAGCGCAAGCAAGTCAAGGCAGACGACGTCGAGCCTTCACAAGGAAAGCTTGCCGAGGATGGTTTCATCGGCCGCAGCCTGCGCCGGCTCGAAGATGCACGCCTCGTCACCGGGGCAGGCTGCTTCGTCGATGATCTCGAGCCTGCCGGCTGCCTGCACCTCGAATTCCTGCGCAGCCCCTATGCGCGCGGCCTGATCGAGCGCCTGGAAATGGGCGCGGCACGCGAGGCGCCCGGCGTCATTGGCGTCTTCACCGCAGCCGATCTCGGCCCGGTCGGCGAGGCATCGGTCAACCCGCTCGTGCCCAATCTGCGCCTGCCCCCTTTCAACCTCTTGGCCAAGGGAAGCGTCGAAGCCGTCGGCCAGCCGGTCGCGGCGGTCATTGCCACGAGCCCGGCGGCGGCGCGCGACGCGCTCGGGCTGATCGAGCTCGACATCAGCCCGACCGAGCTGCGCAGCGGCAGCGCCGAGGACGAGGCCTTCTCGCAAGGCTGGCACAGCGGCGATATCGGGGCGGCCTTCGCGGCGGCGGCCTGCATCGCCAAGGTGCGCGTCGCCCATGCCCGCGTCGCCCCGATGCCGCTCGAGCCGCGCGCCGCGCTCGCCAGCTGGGATCACGACCGGCAGGAGCTGACGGCCCGGCTGTCGACCCAGACGCCGCACCGGGCCCGCGACGATCTCGCCCGCATCCTCAACCTGCCGGAATCGCAGATCCGCGTCATCGCGCCCGATGTCGGCGGCGCCTTCGGCGGCAGGGCGTCGATCTTCCCCGAAGACGCGATGGTGGCCCTGGCGGCGATGCGGCTCGGCCGCCCCGTGAAATGGCGCGCAGCGCGCGGCGACGATCTCGCCGCAGCCACCCATGGCCGCGGCGCGACGACCGAAGGCGAGCTCGCGGTCGCGGCCGATGGGCGCCTCATCGGCCTGCGCGCCCGCCTCGTCTTCCCGCTCGGCCACTGGCTCCCCTACAGCGCCGCGGTGCCGGCCCGCAATGCCGGCCGCATCCTGCCTGGTCCCTATCGCATCGACGCGGTCGATATCGGCATCAAGGGCGTGTTGTCGAACACGGCCGCGGTCGGCATCTATCGCGGGGCCGGGCGCCCTGAAGGCGCGATGCTGATGGAGCGGCTGATGGATGAGGCCGCCCGCCTGACCGGCATCGATCCGGTCGAGCTGCGCCGGCGCAACCTGATCACCGGGCCTTTCCCCTATGCGACGCCGACCGGCGAGCTCCTCGATTCGGGCGATTATCCAACCTTGCTGCACAAAGCCTGCGAGCGCGCCCGCTACCACAGCCTGCGGCGGGAGCAGCAGCGTCGCCGTGCGGCCGGAGAGATCTGCGGCCTCGGCGTTGCGCTCTATATCGAGCCTTGCGGTCATGGCTGGGAGAGCGCCACCGTCAGCCTCGCGGCCGATGGCAGGATCGTGGCGGCCACCGGCTCGACGGCGCAAGGACAGGGTCGCGAGACGGCGATCACCCAGATCGCCGCCGACACGCTCGGCGTCGCGCTCGAGACGATCGTGGTCAAGCACGGCGACACGGCCGCGACGCGATCGGGGATCGGCGCCTTGGCGAGCCGAAGCACCGCGATCGGCGGCAGCGCCATGCTGCGCGCCGCGCAGGCCTTCCGCGAGGAGGCCCGCAAGATCGCAGCCGAGATGCTGCAATGCCCGCCCGAGAGGTTGGCGCCGATCCCTGAGGGCTTCGTCATGCTCGACCGCTCAGGCCGCAGCCTGAGCTGGGCGGCACTCGCCGAAGGCACGATCGGCACGGCGCGCATCGATGGCCGCGAGAGCCATGCGGTCTCGACCTCGGTCGTCTATCATGCGGACGGGGAGGCCTGGAGCAGCGGCTGCTGCATCGCGAGCCTGACCATCGATCGCGACACCGGCGTGCCGAAGATCGACAAGCTCGTCTTCGTCGACGATGCCGGCGTGGTAGTGAACCCGATGATGGTCGAAGGCCAGCTCGTCGGCGGCATGGCGCAGGGCTTCGGCGAAGCGCTGATGGAGCGCATCGTCTATGACGAAAGCGGACAATTGGTGACCGGCTCGCTGATGGATTACGCCGTGCCGCGGGCGAGCGATGTTCCAGCGGTCGAGCTCGATAAGCTCGAAACCCCCTCCCCGGCCAATGCGCTTGGCGCCAAGGGCGTGGGCGAGGCCGGCTGCATCGGCATTCCGGCGGCGATCGCCAATGCGGTCATGGATGCGCTCCAAGAGTTCTGCATCGGCGAGTTCGGCATCGGTGAGTTCGGCATCCGCGATCTCGCCATGCCGCTGACGAACGAAACGATTTGGACAGCGATGCAGGCCGGCTCGGGCCGGAAGATCGGAAGGGACACGCCATGA
- a CDS encoding elongation factor G: MANDIPVMEVAIEPKSKADQEKLEVALQKLMAEDPSFRVSAHQESGQIILKGTGELHLDDKIEILRRTYKVDARVGAPQVAYREKITRMGTIDYTHKKLSCGSDQFARVKINLIPGEVDSGFVYQSKIVGDAVPPEYIPGVERGLESVLTAGVLAGFPVVDLCVELVDGAYHDIDSSALAFEIASRAALREGLRKCRSVLLEPIMRVEVMTPDDCKGAVNADLKSRRGQIQGQDSRGNTKVIHVLVPLANMFGYVNNLRSMSQGRGTFAMRFDHYEQVPTPDDDPFGPAIGMRA, from the coding sequence ATGGCCAATGACATTCCCGTGATGGAGGTAGCGATCGAGCCGAAATCCAAGGCCGACCAGGAGAAGCTCGAGGTCGCCTTGCAGAAGCTCATGGCCGAGGACCCTTCCTTCCGCGTCTCGGCCCATCAGGAATCGGGTCAGATCATCCTCAAGGGCACGGGGGAACTGCATCTTGACGACAAGATCGAGATCCTGCGCCGCACCTACAAAGTGGATGCGCGCGTCGGTGCGCCCCAGGTCGCCTATCGCGAGAAGATCACGCGGATGGGCACAATCGACTACACCCATAAGAAATTGTCGTGCGGCTCGGATCAGTTCGCTCGCGTCAAGATCAACCTGATCCCCGGCGAGGTGGATTCCGGCTTCGTCTACCAATCAAAGATCGTCGGCGACGCGGTGCCGCCGGAATATATTCCTGGCGTCGAGAGGGGTCTCGAAAGCGTCTTGACTGCGGGCGTGCTCGCTGGCTTCCCGGTAGTCGATCTGTGCGTCGAGCTGGTCGACGGCGCCTATCACGACATCGACTCCTCGGCGCTCGCCTTCGAGATTGCGTCGCGTGCGGCGCTGCGCGAGGGCTTGCGCAAATGCCGTTCGGTGCTGCTCGAGCCGATCATGAGGGTCGAGGTCATGACGCCCGATGATTGTAAGGGCGCGGTGAACGCCGATCTCAAATCGCGGCGCGGCCAGATCCAGGGCCAGGACTCGCGCGGCAACACCAAAGTCATCCACGTCTTGGTGCCGCTCGCCAACATGTTCGGCTACGTCAACAATCTGCGCTCGATGAGCCAGGGACGCGGCACCTTCGCGATGCGGTTCGACCACTACGAACAGGTGCCTACACCTGACGATGATCCTTTCGGGCC